A DNA window from Branchiostoma lanceolatum isolate klBraLanc5 chromosome 17, klBraLanc5.hap2, whole genome shotgun sequence contains the following coding sequences:
- the LOC136422818 gene encoding protein FMC1 homolog, which yields MATSMERLRVLRGLIRELRHVHKKGPVKETIAYNYLMEQYRKHQVTDQRVCRAHQELQRNAETYLCLLTSTRLQQALHDEYYGKGEKTTEETAKMLGFELPQNPPDK from the exons atggcgacgtcCATGGAAAGGTTGCGGGTTCTCCGTGGGCTGATACGGGAATTACGGCACGTACACAAGAAG GGTCCAGTGAAGGAGACCATAGCCTACAACTACCTGATGGAGCAGTACCGCAAACATCAGGTGACTGACCAGAGGGTCTGCAGGGCACACCAGGAGCTACAGCGCAACGCTGAGACTTACCTGTGTCTTCTGACGAGTACAAGATTACAACAG GCTCTCCACGATGAGTACTATGGGAAAGGAGAGAAGACAACAGAAGAGACAGCCAAGATGCTCGGCTTTGAACTTCCTCAGAACCCACCTGACAAATAG
- the LOC136422820 gene encoding uncharacterized protein yields the protein MFDDTDWWIPFFVVFIIIQIILIVCRCCFIKRRQAAYERITASTVPAGTSTEESPALQYVQIPGQPPQYSPNTSYQYAPVPVAPPYSAAKPKEEEPPPPYVP from the exons ATGTTTGATGACACCGACTGGTGGAT ACCCTTCTTCGTCGTTTTTATAATCATTCAGATCATTCTGATTGTCTGTCGGTGCTGTTTTATAAAAAGACGCCAGGCGGCGTACGAAAGAATAACAGCCTCAACAGTTCCTGCGGGAACAAGTACAGAGGAGAGCCCTGCTCTACAGTACGTCCAAATCCCCGGACAACCGCCTCAGTACAGCCCGAACACTTCATATCAGTACGCGCCG GTGCCTGTGGCTCCCCCGTACAGTGCGGCAAAGCCAAAGGAAGAGGAACCCCCACCACCATATGTACCCTAA